From a region of the Hippopotamus amphibius kiboko isolate mHipAmp2 chromosome 3, mHipAmp2.hap2, whole genome shotgun sequence genome:
- the NPY5R gene encoding neuropeptide Y receptor type 5, with product MDSELKDDYNKTLAAENNTTATQNSDFPVWDDYKSSVDDLQYFLIGLYTFVSLLGFMGNLLILMALMRKRNQKTTVNFLIGNLAFSDILVVLFCSPFTLTSVLLDQWMFGRVMCHVMPFLQCVTVLVSTLILISIAIVRYHMIKHPVSNHLTANHGYFLIATVWTLGFAMCSPLPVFHSLVELQETFGSALLSSRYLCVESWPSDAYRIAFTISLLLVQYILPLVCLTVSHTSVCRSISCGLSNQENQLEENEMINLTLHPSKKSGPQGRLPSRRKWSYSFLRKHRRRYSKKTACVLPAPARPPPENRSRRLPEHLGPGKSQPPSSRKFIPGVPTCFEVKPEENSDVHEMRVNRSIMRLKKRSRSVFYRLTILILVFAVSWMPLHLFHVVTDFNDNLISNRHFKLVYCICHLLGMMSCCLNPILYGFLNNGIKADLRSLIHCLHMS from the coding sequence ATGGATTCAGAGCTCAAGGATGATTATAACAAGACACTTGCCGCTGAGAACAATACTACTGCCACTCAGAATTCTGATTTCCCAGTCTGGGATGACTATAAAAGCAGCGTGGACGACTTGCAGTACTTTCTGATTGGACTCTATACTTTCGTAAGTCTTCTTGGTTTTATGGGGAATCTACTTATTTTAATGGCTCTCATGAGAAAGCGAAATCAGAAGACGACAGTGAACTTCCTCATAGGGAACCTGGCCTTCTCTGATATCTTGGTTGTTCTGTTTTGCTCACCTTTCACACTGACCTCTGTCTTGCTGGATCAGTGGATGTTCGGCAGAGTCATGTGTCACGTCATGCCTTTCCTTCAGTGTGTGACAGTTCTGGTTTccactttaattttaatatcaatCGCCATTGTCAGGTACCATATGATAAAGCATCCTGTATCTAATCATTTAACAGCAAACCATGGCTATTTCCTGATCGCCACTGTCTGGACCCTGGGCTTTGCGATGTGTTCTCCCCTCCCAGTGTTTCACAGCCTTGTGGAACTCCAGGAGACGTTTGGTTCAGCGTTGCTCAGCAGCAGGTATTTGTGTGTTGAGTCATGGCCATCCGACGCATACCGGATTGCTTTCACTATCTCCCTGTTGCTCGTTCAGTATATTCTGCCCTTAGTTTGTCTAACTGTAAGTCATACCAGCGTCTGCAGGAGCATAAGCTGTGGACTGTCCAACCAAGAAAACCAACTGGAAGAAAATGAGATGATCAACTTAACTCTGCATCCTTCCAAAAAGAGTGGGCCTCAGGGGAGGCTCCCCAGCCGCCGGAAATGGAGCTATTCTTTTCTCCGAAAGCACAGAAGGAGGTACAGCAAGAAGACGGCGTGCGTGCTGCCAGCTCCAGCCAGACCTCCTCCAGAGAACCGCTCAAGAAGGCTTCCAGAACACTTGGGCCCAGGGAAAAGTCAGCCCCCTTCATCCAGGAAGTTTATACCAGGGGTCCCCACCTGCTTTGAGGTGAAACCGGAAGAAAACTCAGATGTTCATGAGATGAGAGTAAACCGTTCTatcatgagattaaaaaaaagatctcgAAGTGTGTTCTACAGACTGACCATCTTGATACTAGTGTTTGCGGTGAGTTGGATGCCTCTGCACCTTTTCCACGTGGTGACCGATTTTAACGATAACCTGATTTCAAATAGGCATTTCAAGTTGGTGTATTGCATCTGTCACTTGCTAGGCATGATGTCCTGTTGTCTTAATCCAATTCTATATGGATTTCTTAATAATGGGATCAAAGCTGACTTAAGGTCCCTTATACACTGTCTTCATATGTCATAG